A segment of the Thermococcus sp. genome:
GCAAGCTCGACCACCGCTTCGGCCTTCCAATCCTGCTCGTTGCCACGGCCATGGCTCCCCTTGGAGCTTACGCCGGGAAGTTCATCCCCAAAGTCTACGTCCTCTGGGTCTTCGTTGCCTTTCTGCTCTACTCCGGAACGGTTATGGTATTCTTCAAGCCAAGAAGGCATCCAAAGACGGGCAACCATGTAGTTGAAGGCTCAATAATAGGTGGAATGGCGGGCTTCCTCGGCGGTCTCCTCGGGGTGGGCGGCGGTGGGATAATAAGTCCCGCCCTGATAGTCCTCGGCTACGAGCCGAAGAAAGTGGCAGCTACCACCGCCCTCGTGGTGTTCTTCTCGTCACTGAGTGGCTTTCTAACCTATGGGGGAATGGGAACTCTTGACTGGAGGCTTCTGCTGTGGGTATCAATTCCCGCAATAGCGGGCGGCTGGCTGGGAACCCACTTGATGCACTTCAAGATGAGCTCCGAGCAGGTAAAAAAGGTGATAGGGATTATAATCTACGCCATAGCCCTTAAGACTCTCTTGAACGTTCTGTGACACCTCATTCTTTCTTTGGTAGATCCTGCTCGGGCGTTGCCGTTATCTCCTCCTC
Coding sequences within it:
- a CDS encoding sulfite exporter TauE/SafE family protein, whose product is MNYPELALVSFVLSVIFSIGGVGSAIAIVPTMTWLGIPLMTAKPTGLFINTLSMLSATLKNLKHGKLDHRFGLPILLVATAMAPLGAYAGKFIPKVYVLWVFVAFLLYSGTVMVFFKPRRHPKTGNHVVEGSIIGGMAGFLGGLLGVGGGGIISPALIVLGYEPKKVAATTALVVFFSSLSGFLTYGGMGTLDWRLLLWVSIPAIAGGWLGTHLMHFKMSSEQVKKVIGIIIYAIALKTLLNVL